From the Lathyrus oleraceus cultivar Zhongwan6 chromosome 4, CAAS_Psat_ZW6_1.0, whole genome shotgun sequence genome, one window contains:
- the LOC127135225 gene encoding uncharacterized protein LOC127135225 isoform X3 has protein sequence MSNIARSSCSYPVQPPASSCFRFFLSRQTSSCFSNHHGASHFHNSFKLQIQSQRTTRRTRLQSPSRVPNSPSPTPFRIVTENEKTSSKMDRGTYRIEVSIVNRYIVRWMEGLGDWKGYVCCRILVGVLCTN, from the exons ATGTCGAACATCGCGCGTTCTTCATGCTCGTATCCAGTCCAACCACCAGCATCATCGTGTTTCAGATTCTTCCTCTCGCGTCAAACATCGTCGTGCTTCAGTAATCACCATGGAGCATCACATTTTCATAATAGTTTCAAGCTCCAAATCCAATCGCAGCGAACCACCCGAAGAACGAGGCTCCAATCACCGAGTCGCGTTCCAAACTCGCCATCACCAACTCCATTCAGGATCGTAACTGAAAATGAAAAAACATCATCGAAAATGGATCGAGGAACTTACCGGATTGAAGTTTCGATTGTAAATAGGTACATCGTGAG GTGGATGGAAGGTCTTGGAGATTGGAAGGGTTATGTTTGCTGCAGGATTTTGGTTGGTGTGTTATGCACAAATTGA
- the LOC127135225 gene encoding uncharacterized protein LOC127135225 isoform X2: MSNIARSSCSYPVQPPASSCFRFFLSRQTSSCFSNHHGASHFHNSFKLQIQSQRTTRRTRLQSPSRVPNSPSPTPFRIVTENEKTSSKMDRGTYRIEVSIVNRFQFSLLCSCLAFGIVVFEVCFMNYAGGWKVLEIGRVMFAAGFWLVCYAQIEQVVGLILQSFHELQCVGDPTGLIWFNEIYINET, translated from the exons ATGTCGAACATCGCGCGTTCTTCATGCTCGTATCCAGTCCAACCACCAGCATCATCGTGTTTCAGATTCTTCCTCTCGCGTCAAACATCGTCGTGCTTCAGTAATCACCATGGAGCATCACATTTTCATAATAGTTTCAAGCTCCAAATCCAATCGCAGCGAACCACCCGAAGAACGAGGCTCCAATCACCGAGTCGCGTTCCAAACTCGCCATCACCAACTCCATTCAGGATCGTAACTGAAAATGAAAAAACATCATCGAAAATGGATCGAGGAACTTACCGGATTGAAGTTTCGATTGTAAATAG GTTCCAATTTTCCCTGTTATGCTCATGTCTCGCGTTTGGCATTGTAGTTTTTGAAGTTTGCTTCATGAATTATGCAGGTGGATGGAAGGTCTTGGAGATTGGAAGGGTTATGTTTGCTGCAGGATTTTGGTTGGTGTGTTATGCACAAATTGAACAAGTTGTTGGGCTGATTCTGCAGAGCTTTCATGAGCTGCAATGTGTTGGAGATCCTACTGGCTTGATTTGGTTTAATGAAATTTATATTAATGAAACTTAA
- the LOC127135225 gene encoding uncharacterized protein LOC127135225 isoform X1 has protein sequence MSNIARSSCSYPVQPPASSCFRFFLSRQTSSCFSNHHGASHFHNSFKLQIQSQRTTRRTRLQSPSRVPNSPSPTPFRIVTENEKTSSKMDRGTYRIEVSIVNRYIVRFQFSLLCSCLAFGIVVFEVCFMNYAGGWKVLEIGRVMFAAGFWLVCYAQIEQVVGLILQSFHELQCVGDPTGLIWFNEIYINET, from the exons ATGTCGAACATCGCGCGTTCTTCATGCTCGTATCCAGTCCAACCACCAGCATCATCGTGTTTCAGATTCTTCCTCTCGCGTCAAACATCGTCGTGCTTCAGTAATCACCATGGAGCATCACATTTTCATAATAGTTTCAAGCTCCAAATCCAATCGCAGCGAACCACCCGAAGAACGAGGCTCCAATCACCGAGTCGCGTTCCAAACTCGCCATCACCAACTCCATTCAGGATCGTAACTGAAAATGAAAAAACATCATCGAAAATGGATCGAGGAACTTACCGGATTGAAGTTTCGATTGTAAATAGGTACATCGTGAG GTTCCAATTTTCCCTGTTATGCTCATGTCTCGCGTTTGGCATTGTAGTTTTTGAAGTTTGCTTCATGAATTATGCAGGTGGATGGAAGGTCTTGGAGATTGGAAGGGTTATGTTTGCTGCAGGATTTTGGTTGGTGTGTTATGCACAAATTGAACAAGTTGTTGGGCTGATTCTGCAGAGCTTTCATGAGCTGCAATGTGTTGGAGATCCTACTGGCTTGATTTGGTTTAATGAAATTTATATTAATGAAACTTAA